From Antechinus flavipes isolate AdamAnt ecotype Samford, QLD, Australia chromosome 1, AdamAnt_v2, whole genome shotgun sequence:
TCTTGTCTTACTTATTGAGTTCCCtaataaatagttttaaataggACTCTGTAACAGATATTAAAGTCATATAAatcatttcaaaaaggaaaaaacaaatttccttaAGACAGTTCTCAAAGGTTCAAATTCTGCAAACTTCTTCCTGCCTTTATTCACAAGCCACGAGTCAACgtaataaatagaaagagaaggctGTTGTAGTAAAGGGCTGATCctatttcagaatcagaatagCTGACACCAGCAGTTAAAAGTTTCCCAAAATTGAAACAGGATGGGGAGAGGGATTAGAATGTGACAAGCTCATCAAACAAGCACAAGTGATGTGTTCTTTCCAGAACTGTCTGTGTTATTGATTGTCTGTACAGCTGTTGCACCCATTAATTCCACATCACTTGCTCCATAGTTCCACTCATCCAGaggacagatgagaaaatagctTTGGTGCCTGTCCACCATTTTACCGAGCGGCCATGCTCTTCAGGATTGTTTGATGCCcattgtgagacagcaagaaaatcattttcttaCTTGAACAAGTTCTATAGGCCATAGTGAAAACAATAAATGACAGTCAGTGctttaattatctttaaaatatgttttaaatgtcaTATAAGCTACATATTGCTCACTCTGATTTCTTTTCCCTGGTTTAACTTTTTCAAAacaacattttctcatttgaaaaaggCAGTTTGCGTCCCTGATACTATTTAAACCCCCCCCAACaaaaacccctttattttattttgtcaaatgaaGTTCTATTGTTACTCGTATAGTCTTTTCATGGCAGTGCATTGTTTATTCAGTGTCTCCTGGATTGACTCCTGAAACTAATTCCTTCTACTCCCCTGGCCCTTACCCTTTTCCCCATAGCAACATGATTTGAGTACAAAGACAGTGGAATAAAAATCTCCTGATTTGCAGTAGCATAACTTTTCTTAAAGCTGCTTAATTAGTGTTAACCACCTTATTACCTACTTAAAATTGGAAGGCTgggggaaaatagagaaagaaattcaaCTCTCTTCAGATGGCTGGTCACTCATTATTGCATACGGTCTGTTTGCAGCTGCTGTGGCTGATACTGGCCAAATGCTGCTGCTgcggcggctgctgctgctgctgcagcagCTGTCCCAGGTGCTGCCGCGGTGATTGGCTGCTGGACTGCATAACCATAGCCCCCAGCAGTGACATATCCTGCAGCAGCTGGAGATGCCGCATATGGGTACTGGTCataggctgctgctgctgcagctgctgcaGCTGCGGAGTATTGTGCATATGCAGCTCCAGTGTAATCAATGTAAGGTGTGGTAGAGGCAGCAGCTGCTGTAGGTTGGACATGTGGAATTACAACTCCAGGCTGCACAAAAGCCTGTGGATAAACATAATGGGCAGGTATCCTgttgagaaatagaaaagaaagttagATCATGGTAAGCTCCTATGTGCAAAAGATCTGTTCTTCAGAAGTAAAACAAACTCAAAATTTAGTGGTTATTATGAGCATAGGGTTGCCACAATAGCTACATTCTAGCAGTCCAATGAATGCACTCTGGCAGTAGCCCAAAACATACATAGTACTCAGAAAAAGAAGCCAACAATAACTGGAGCTAAACACATCATGATAGCATTCTCATTTGTATTTGTTTACGCAATACCACCAAATATGAATTAATAGCCTCATCAATAGTTAAGGGAATAAGTCAAAGTTCAGGATTTTATCATTCCACttaaaggcatttaataaatggttctcAACTTAAATATTAGATTCAGACTTtaggaaaaaatcaaaatcattccataagagaaaaaaaggattctGACAATTAGAAAAATTCTCAGTTGCAAACATTGGACTTTTAAAAAGTACCTTGTCATCAATTAGGTCCAAAGCATGAGAGCTAGTTTGCCAATATCAAATCACTTAAGAAAATTTCAACCAAATATTTAAACTGGAAAATGGACCTTATTTAATTATCATGGCAACCCTACTTAAAATTGCTATGCAGACTCAGCACACATTAATTTCTCTGCAACCTCAGTCAcccttattaaaaataaaaaaaataaaaataaaaaatgcaggcgacaaaaaaagtttaaaagttcaCAGGTGTGGTAATCACGGCAGAATCACACTTTTCAAACGAATTGTAGTGCAGCTCACTCTATATAAGAGGCTGTTGTGGGAAGCTACAGAAATGCTATTAACATTCATTGCAGTGGTTCCCAAGTAGAAGTgcagcacacttttttttttgaaggtagaATTTTAAGGACACAGGGGTCAATCAAACCTGTTTGACTATCAGGCAACTGATGTCAGCCAGCTTGTTTATCTCTATGCAAGACAGACAGAGGGGTTGGGGGAAGTGATGAGGAAGAGGGGGTAGGAAAAGGGAGTTACAACTAAATGCATctaaaatataagaatttttaaaagatttataaaatgacaTCTAAATAGACATCTCTTTGCACATTCTCTAactctccattttcttctccaaatcaaaGAAGGTTTGGCTTTGTTCATTTACACTCCATTGGTATGTACTTGTAGAGATGAAGTCCATTATTTACATAACACCATGTAAAAACTGAGATATAGCCTGTCAAGTGAAATCAAGCAGCTAGTTAAATTATACACAAGAAACATATACACTTCCATCTCACTTATAAAGCtcacatgatttaaaaaaatgtgagcTGCAAAAATTGCATATCTCAATTCTTAATACTGAAATTTGATTAATTAATACAACTACAAATATATGACCTATTGATTCCACCTTAGTACAATATAACCACTAGTGGAAAACACTACTGATATCTAGAGAAATTATACCAGAATTCCCTCCAAAATTTAGCAAATCCACAAAATCTACTCGAAATTCAAACAATGGTTATCTCTAAACTTGGTGTTCAGGAATTCTCTTATTAGAACcccaaaccaatgaaatcatggcttggttttttttcaaagtttgtcTTAAACAATACTCGTAGGAGATACCAAAGCTGATGAACATTTGTGAAAAGACTAACTTTATTCCAGGAGTTATTCTATGCTAGcccaaaaaacaaataagtttATTCTAATGGTGAAAATACGGTGAATTTTACTAGAGTTGTAGTTCCTTCTTCATGCCAATGAACCATGTCATCCATGTATTCTGGAGGACACTTAGAGATATTCTTGACTGTTTGTTAAAAACTAGACACACAGCCCTGCCCATATacacttgtaatttttttctaaattaagcAACTAATCTCACTAAAAGTAACAGGCGGCATTATGAAATGTTATCCCTGTggatcatctctctctctccattatatTAGTCTCTACCAACTCTTCACTATCATGCTATTTTACATGGGTGATTGACAGCACAGGCTGCAGTGGGGCTATTTTTGATCATGTCATGAGACAAGGGTTTCAAGCAGAGTAAAATGTCTTTATAAGGCCAAAGAAAACTCTGCTGTATCTGCTGTAAAGGCCAGCAAGCATGGGTCTCACTAATACTGAAACATTAACCCCACTAGATTCCTAGTGGCCTAAAGTAGCTAAAGTAGTGAATAGGCTGGCATCTTTGATTATATTATTGACTTGAATGATTTTTGCTCTAGGGAAATGTGGTTTAAGTTTGTGTCATAAGATatgttttttctgcatttgcttattaacttttttttcttttaagaaacagAAGTGTCCAGTGAATTACATTACTAGGGGAGTCCCTTAGTATCCCAGTCTCTGGAGACAATCTTTTCCCATTGAGAACAGCTTTTCCCTGATTCGATTATGCCAATGAGTAAGTAAACTTGTCTCAACACATGTCAGCAGTCTGTATCAGACCGCCTGTGAATAGCaagtgaggaggaaaaaaggagaatttgGGTGGCATATGAATAATTGTGGAATAAAATCACTTAAGACTGAGGaaaatttaaactctttgagggcagggactgtcctttttttctttttcttttttgtagcctcagaacttagcataggacctggtatatagtaaatactgtataaatgcttgttgaatgaattaataaatgaatttgaattatgagaagaaaaaaaaaaccctttctagGAAGAGGGTAAGATTACGCAGTGGGTTAGCATATTTGCAATATTCTTCCCCTGAGGAGAACCCTTTTTTTGCACTGGAGAGCTATTACACAGAATATAATGGACTTCTCTCTGAACATATTTTTATGAATTCTCTTCCTCAGTTCAATCTTGCAAAGTAGAAGCCCAGGAGGCAGAGGCAAAAATGAAGCAATGCATACACTTTGGGCAACGGTGTTTTGAACTTTTCTACTCCCAATCCATACAGCCTCACTACAACCTTTCCAAGGTCCCTGGAAGAAAAATCTTCCTTATACACAAAGCAAAAGAAGCTTAACAAAACGTtattctaaaattaaataaagtagAACAAAACACTGTTCTGTGGAGTTCACAGGTTTCCACATATCAGATGGCTATCCCAACTTCAGTTAGGAACTTGGTATTTAGTGATCCACAGTACACTTGAAAccatttaaatgtcaaataaaaacTGTAAAGTTATTACTTCAAACTATACAACTAGCATcaaaaacttattttacagaCATAAAAAATGTACCACTTATCACAATTTGAAATAACATTATTCAATTAGGTACAGCAATTTTTATAAGTAACCATTCTGTGAAAAAACAAGCTTATTTTCAATTTAAGAATGCTTGAACAGCAGAATAATTCACTGAAGTAAGAAGACTAATTCTATCTCGAATCTATATCTTTTGTAAATAAGTGCACAGTGTTTAACCCATAATAAGTACtgaatattgttattgttattgtattgGCTTAAGTGAAGTTaagtagaataatttttttagccattagtagattttttttacaattaataaTCACCATGAAGTAGCTATTATCTGATATtagatgtaaaaaataaaaatttacaactGAAAATGTGTTGTATTTAAATTTCTATGGAGCACTTTCAATTAAAGCTCATAGTGATAATCTTCTGCTCAAAAACATACAATGGCTCCCAATTACCTAATACGATAAAACCAAACTCTTGGGACGGACTTTTAAGGCCAACAATCTCATCATAATCCTATTATCAAGTTTATTTCTCATGACTTCCCAATATTTGCCATCTGCTAAGAACAAGTTGATTTCCTTATTGCTACCACAGGAACATGTCAAACTCATTCccactttttccttttgctaAAGTCTCTCTTACAACTCCACCTTGAAATGTTTCCCTCCAACCCATCAATTCATATTCTACccatcctttttaaaattcatttatttcattaccTGCACAGTGCCttctccaatattctttccaataaTGATCTTACTTTTTTGAGCAGATATGTCACATAATTTAGCATTTTGTTTTAGGGGTGTTATTTTTATCTCTGCACATaaactataagctctttgaatATACAGAACATGCCTTTTACGTCTCTGTTATCAAGTACTGTCTAATACTATATGGCATATCTAGTaggaattaataaaattttgcttGGTTAACATAAGGTTTCAAAATGACAGACTAAAATCTGTCAAATTATGACAAATTACTTCCCATAATTCTCTATTATTTATGAGTAAAAATGCTAGTAACATGCACAAGGAATTCTATATAgagttcattattttttgttgatCTCCAAGCTAGTGTGGAAGACTATTGATGAGTGGCTATCAGTATAAAAAGTCACCTTTCAATTACATTAtacttccctcacttaaattttttaaaaagtaagtttaagtagaaagaaaagaaaaaaaaaaaggattgaccCTCAGGTAATGAAGATGAgggctaaaaaaaaatcactaaaagtGCAACTTGGCAGCTGTTTCATCCTGTATACACCTGAAAGCAGAGAAGATAGAACTAACTTCACAGCCCGATTCCAACACTCCAGGCCACACATATGCAGTAAACTCAGATTAGGCATTAAGAAATCATTAGTTGGGGGACAATTCTCCTTAACCAAATGGGAAACTTAACTTCTGACATCCACACCAGGTGCTAGGTGCAGTCTAGAGAAGGCAGAATGCAGTAATAAAAAAATTAGCTGGGTAGCATCAGCATTATATACTGTCTGTAAGAGAGGGAAGCAGGTAGCTGAGTTACAGACCACTGCTGATCACAAAATCAAGAGATTCAAGAAATACAGGTAGGCTTCCCCAAAGTTAGATGTGTGAAGTGAATATTAGTGCTACTATAATGAAAATAGTCTGATTATTAAATCTAATGGAAAGAATTGGTGCTTCAAATTAGAAAAGGCTAAGCAGACATACGTGGTTAAGAGATAGGTCCCCatacccaccaaaaaaaaaaaaaaaggaaagaaaagaaaagaaaagaaaaagaaaaaattgaccCCAACCCAAAGAAAGTAGAACATGCAAGCAGTAAATCTATTTTCTTACATAGTGAAGTCACACATTTTAGCACTCACTACAAAAAATATGGTTAAAAAGAAGTCACAGGCTACAGcttaaaagcaaggaaaaaaaagaccctTTGCTCCCCATGGCAAAGTCAAAGTCAACAACACTCCTCAACACCAccaccaaaaaccaaaacaaaatagctcccccccaaaaaacttttCACTACAGCtcttttcaattaaataaaaagcaCACGTTTAGCTATCAACACCACTTCATTAccgtaataaataaaataaagcacaCGGAGGTCTAttgactattataaaaataaaacaacaacatacATGCATCGTTAATCACCATCTTAGCTCGTGTGTTTGAGTCTACTGGTTACAGAGTTTAATTCCAAACAGAACTATTCCACATCTTATCATCATATCCTTCTGATCAGTTAGCTTAACTGTATACGATCCCTGTCAGATTAGAAAGAGATAAATAACATTGAGACAAGCTGAAGAGTTAGAAGATTGATGGGGGTACGGTGCTTGTATACAAGTCATACCTCTTTTTTTAGGTCATAAGCTTAAGAGGTGTTTGGATTGGAGGACTGCATATTTGATCACATAACTTGACTCAtctaaaaacatttatagcatcACCATGAAGAAgcaaaacagttttttaaaaagagaaatcaagaaaactcaGTGGCAGGATGATATTGTCCATGTGTGACAAAGGCAGACTAATAGATGATATACTTGAACTTTGGAGAACCTGTTTGATTGACTTACCCAAAAGGTCTCTGTATAAGAGCTGGGTGAAGTTGTTGAACACCAAAGGCAAAACCTAACAACAAAACATATTACATTCTCTATATGAGATTCCAAAATCTACTTATTACtgttatacataaaatatacaatggcagctttcattttctatttgcatTAGATACACTAATTTaaagtcaggttttttttttttttatcaacaaaACTTTATCTGGGGAGTAACAGAAACTGACAAGCCCAAATTTAAACAAGTTTTTAAAGTTTCATACAGTACActagtttgattttgttttaaaaataaatgattaaaaatgaatacaaCTGACAGAAAGCAGAGTATTCATTATGTGCAAAGTTTCACTGGCATAAACATATGTGAAAAGAGCTCAGGAAGAGGTCATAATGAAGTGGTTATGAATTTAATGAAGCACAACAATAGTACCTCATATTGATTTGCTCACAAATATCCTatctatattcataaatatatactcccacatatacatataaagacatACTCAAATTGATGGCATTCTAAATTTATGAGTTTCAATATTTGTAATACTATTTTGAACTTAGTATAGGACTCCAATGGTCTATGCAAGTTTATAGTCAatgaatcatagatttggagttcAAAGGGATCCCAGAGCCTATCTCAtcattacagaagaggaaatttaaggaggtaaagtgatttgcccaaagtcacataattagtaaactGACAAAAGCAGGCTTTTGACGCCAGGTCCTCTAAATACAGATTCAGGTCTCATCACCTGATGAAGTGATCCTCCTCTATATCATGAGTAGATTTTatgaacaaaaacttttaaaaaaatctaataaaacaaattctttcttttttttctaataggtaTATTTTCACAATGTACTAATGATATAcattttgtttcacttttgttgAAAAAATAGGTCCATCAAATTGCTTGCACATTAGTTATCTACCCCTATGTTGGTACTTATCATTGttaaaggcatttttaaaagtctttttgaaTACAGTATGGATTGAAGTGGAAATCTATACTCAAGATTTTAGAATCTTATAATCTATGCATTTAAACATAAACATTTACTtcttaaaattacatatattatatcctCTATTGTCAATTACCCATTCAAATAGTGGAAAGGAGAATTTTGAATAAGCCTGAATAGCAGATTATCAAATAAtcacttctgctttataatacacAAGGTGCTTCCCCCCTAGCAGATGTCCTGTATTACTTATGGTTTGTTTAGGCTAGTGCTCAGATTAGTTTGCATTCCCCAAGCACATGTCAAATGAGAAGGGAAGCAGCCCAGAAGAGTATTAGGTAAACAGGTGTATCCAGCCTGCGATTAAAAATTTGGCACAAATAAGGTTGTAACtgaagataaatgaaaagaataagcaGCAATTGCATGTCATATAAATCTGGGTCTGTACAAAGTCATCtggaataatatttctttttcatctaagATTATACTTTTACAGACACTtcaatgtatttgtatatatggaaaaatgtttacatatatcttcttttgttattaaagtgaaaaaaagttttctttatagATTGACCAATTAAAAGTACACTCTACAATAAACCAACAGGTTCTGAGGAAAGTTCTGTCTTTTGAATCAGGGCCTCTTTCTTCATAAGTATCAGAAAGTACTAATTTCTCACCTGGTTGCATGATCCTGGGTTTTGCCcccaagtatgccagattcacgtTGGCCTTTCTGCCATCAATGATAGGGTTAGGATCCTTACAGGCCCTTTCAGCAGCAGCTCTGTCAGCCATGGTGACCTTAgcaacatacatacacataaatgctACAAATTAAACTTGGGAAGGAAACTTAACAGAGCAGTCACACAGAGGCAGTCATCACACATTTCTTTATCATGATCCCTTTTAcatttcagagaaaggaaaacaaacaaacaaaaaacatctcCTGCAAAGCACTGCTCCGAGAAAGCAGAGATTTGGAATCCTGATCTTTCTTGTCTTAACATTCCCCCCTTGCCTGGCACTGCTGGTGATCCCCATCCTTAGGCCAGGAAAAATACTTGTTTAAAATAAACGTCCCATTTAAGAGAGAAGAAACCTTCCCCATCAGCTTCTCCCAGAATACGCTGTTCGATGTTCTGCTTGGGAGCTCGGTGACCTCGCTAACTTTAGGCAACTTACTGACCTTGACTGAATAAGTTAGCTCAACTCTAATTAGACATGCTCCCATGCCTCATAAATGGTGTTTTGGAAACTAGCCACAAGACTTGATTATATTAAAGCActtagttttgaaaaaaaaggtttaaaaaaagaaattaacagatGATTGGGTGGGAGAAGAGAAGTTGGGATTGGGAGGGCTGACAGACAGACAGCAGCAGCTCCTTCGGAGTGCCCTCTCTCTAATCCAATCGGATCGCCATGAGACCAGCATACTTTTCTAAAGCCATAGGGCAGCTAAACTTGCTGCCATCAACGCAGGAAAAGCCATTTCCCAGGGTAGCGGCTCCTGGTCATCAGCCTCCTCCTCCGGCCCCTCCTTCCAAAGAtgatttaacttttttccttGCAAGACCAAATTCCCCCCAACGCCACAAAAACACAGCTTCCACACTTTTACTCCCTAAGGAACCCCAAGAGGTGGGAGACAGGCCTTTCCATTCTCTTTACCTCACTCCTTCTGGCCGAAAAAAGTTTCAGCTCAGCTCAGCCTGTACGAATTACATTAGCTTGTTCCCCCCAGTTCCCGCCCCGAATCATCGTTTTACTGGTCACCCCTATTTTTCCTCCTACCCGATCCCTAGTTTCTTCTGGCAGATGGGACTCGCCTttgttctccccttccccctcgtTCTCAGCCCCTCTCTCTATCTTCGAGATCTCTACCCCTTCCTTTCATTAACTCCCTCCCCCCTACTTACAAATCCATAGCCCCGGGATTTCCCCGTCTGCCGGTCTGTGATGACCACCGCCTCTTCGATCTCCCCGAAGACCTCGAAGTACTTGCGCAGGCTGGAATCGGTGGTGTGGTACGGGAGCCCCCCGACGAAGATTTTGGTGTATGTGGTGTCCTTCTGGGTGGTGTGCATCTTCCCGCTCTCCCCGCGGCTCCGGCtcgggctccggctccggctccggctccggctccggctccggcagCGGCGGcgattgctgctgctgctgcggctgtggctgctgctgctgcgccGCCCCCTCCGCCCCTTCGTTTCCCTCACCCTCTCGAGTCCAGCCGAAGCCAAAGGCAAGCCCAgtgaggaggggggaggagaactGGGCAGCGTGcgcgtgtatgtatgtgtacgaatgtgagtgtgtgagtgtgagtgtgtgcgtgcgtgcgtgtatGTTGGGGATGGTGGGCGTCAGAACAGCTCCTGAGAGATCTCAGCACCGGGGTGAGGGTCCTGGGGTTTCCAAAGTCGTAAGCAACCTCAGGCTGTAGCCTTGCTCCACGCTCGTCTCCCGTTCCCCCCTGCCAGTTACAGTCCAAACTCTCCTCTTTTCCTCGCTTCTCAATTCTTATTAGtaggtgatatatatatacacttatgcatacgaatacatatagatataatttttcaaatacaatCTATTTCCACTCACCCGGCAGGGAGCCCAAAATGAAAAGCGAGGTACTCTCCACAGGCAACAGGGTGGGAAGACAGAGGTGCTTTTGAAGGTAGATTTTTATCTGAAAGAGATCTCCTGGGTGGGGGCTCTGATCTTCTCCAGGAGTGACCCTACTGAGTGCCCAAAGAACAGGAAGAGCTGGCGGTCACTCAAGGCAGTTGCAGCAGCTACTTATGGGAGAGGTGTTCCGGCCCGATGGCAAAGCCGCGGATTCCCTGCTCTTCTCCCTGTTGTCTTCCCCAGGCCCTAAGAGCGGAGGATGGTCCTGGGTGTTGAGTTACTCTCCActatctttcttcccctcccctcccatgcCGGGGGGTCGGAGCCCggctggggaggggggcgggCCGGGCGCTTGCGATTGGCCGGGTCCCCACCTGGAGTAGACACCGCCGCCCCCCAGCTGTTGCGAACAGCTGCTTCTCCTCCTGCGCTCTGTTGAGCTGCCCGGGCTTGGCTCGGGAAGCGAGCGCCAGGGTAGAGTTGGGGATGATTGAAGGGCGGGTTCACGCGTTATACTGGCTGCTCTTACTCGTCTCCAGTCACAGTTTCAAGACCCGACTTCATCGCAGGAATCTGGGGCGCGGAGGACAGAGCTCTGTTCAAAGCTGCTTTGGTTTCCAAACCTGAGAAAAAGCATAAGGAAGCTAGGGGCTAGCAGTGCGTTACAGACTTTGGAGAAAGTCACCGGAGAAGCTAGTCCGCTCCTGTGTGCGCCTGTGATCTGAAGCTGTGGAGAGTAGTCCTCCCACCCTAAGCAAGGCAAAGGAAGACCCTGCGTCTGCCAACAGAAttttggggtgggagggaagtACTGTGGGGAGCAGGAAGCAATTGACAGTGTAGAGGTAAAACTGGAGGAGGCATGGCTAAAAGGCAGAAGCTATTGCTTTACAACGCTGTGCACATAGTAAGCGTTTAATGAATGTGGGTATTTTAATGCTTAAACACTATTGAATCACATAAGTAAGGTGCATCACTtaccaatttctattttaaaatagcatagAATGAAGGTTTAGCGGATCTGCTATTCATACAGATTTCAGTCCATATGACAAACTGGTGGAAGGTTTTAAAGTTAAATTCTCTCTTAACCGAAAACACAAACCATTGTTCATTA
This genomic window contains:
- the RBM24 gene encoding RNA-binding protein 24 produces the protein MHTTQKDTTYTKIFVGGLPYHTTDSSLRKYFEVFGEIEEAVVITDRQTGKSRGYGFVTMADRAAAERACKDPNPIIDGRKANVNLAYLGAKPRIMQPGFAFGVQQLHPALIQRPFGIPAHYVYPQAFVQPGVVIPHVQPTAAAASTTPYIDYTGAAYAQYSAAAAAAAAAAYDQYPYAASPAAAGYVTAGGYGYAVQQPITAAAPGTAAAAAAAAAAAAAFGQYQPQQLQTDRMQ